The Marivivens sp. LCG002 genome contains a region encoding:
- a CDS encoding glycosyl transferase, protein MADFHQSGNIATFHDLRTQSTEAMMREVEAFGASRKITLILPSLFSELEGEALPRILDELEKVPFLHRIVIGLDRASREQYIYARTFFSRLKQDHVVLWNDGPRLKAIDARLETLALAPSEPGKGRNVWFCLGYTLARQDSSVVAVHDCDVLTYSAEMLTRLVYPVANPGFPYQMSKGFYPRVAEGKLNGRVSRLLVSPILQAMKHVLGPRDYLDFLSGFRYPLAGEFAMRTNILPDMRIPSDWGLEIGLLSEAWRNLSPRSVCQVEISDRYDHKHQDLSAEDASAGLSRMSVDICKALYRKLAADGTVLSDEIFRSIKATYYRMALDLVDTYYNDARMNGLHVDRHAEEGAVELFASNIMRAGQLFLENPMETPFIASWNRVHAADQTIMQDMVDAVKEDESDFMPAFA, encoded by the coding sequence ATGGCCGATTTTCACCAATCCGGAAACATCGCAACCTTTCACGATCTCAGGACGCAATCGACCGAGGCGATGATGCGCGAGGTCGAGGCCTTTGGTGCAAGTCGCAAGATCACTCTTATTTTGCCGTCGCTCTTTTCCGAACTCGAGGGAGAGGCGCTTCCAAGGATTTTGGACGAGTTGGAAAAGGTTCCGTTTCTGCATCGGATCGTCATCGGTCTCGATCGGGCCAGCCGTGAGCAATACATTTATGCCCGCACTTTTTTCAGCCGATTGAAGCAGGATCATGTGGTGCTTTGGAATGATGGGCCGCGCCTGAAGGCAATCGATGCACGGCTCGAGACGCTCGCGCTTGCGCCTTCGGAGCCGGGCAAGGGGCGCAATGTCTGGTTCTGTCTCGGTTACACGCTGGCACGTCAGGACAGTTCGGTCGTCGCGGTGCATGATTGTGACGTGCTGACCTATTCGGCAGAGATGCTGACACGGCTGGTTTATCCTGTCGCGAACCCCGGTTTTCCCTATCAGATGTCCAAAGGGTTCTATCCCCGTGTGGCCGAGGGCAAGCTGAATGGGCGCGTCAGTCGGCTTTTGGTTTCACCGATTTTACAGGCAATGAAACATGTGCTCGGGCCGCGCGACTATCTCGATTTTCTGTCGGGGTTCCGGTATCCGCTTGCGGGTGAATTCGCGATGCGGACCAATATCCTTCCCGATATGCGTATCCCGTCGGACTGGGGTTTGGAGATCGGGCTTTTGTCCGAAGCTTGGCGCAATCTTTCGCCGCGCTCTGTCTGTCAGGTTGAGATTTCCGATCGCTATGACCACAAGCATCAGGATCTTTCGGCAGAGGATGCCAGCGCGGGACTTTCGCGGATGTCGGTGGACATCTGCAAGGCGCTTTACCGCAAGCTGGCTGCCGACGGCACGGTTCTAAGTGACGAGATTTTCCGCTCGATCAAGGCGACATACTATCGGATGGCTCTCGATCTTGTGGATACCTATTACAACGACGCGCGGATGAACGGATTACATGTGGATCGCCACGCCGAGGAAGGCGCGGTCGAACTCTTTGCTTCGAACATCATGCGGGCAGGGCAACTCTTTCTCGAAAACCCGATGGAGACGCCGTTTATTGCATCATGGAACAGGGTTCACGCAGCGGATCAAACCATCATGCAAGACATGGTGGATGCCGTGAAGGAGGATGAGAGCGACTTTATGCCAGCCTTTGCCTGA
- a CDS encoding enoyl-CoA hydratase/isomerase family protein — MIGFEKSGDLWTITLDRPEKANSLTSEMLTELVARVTEARSAKCLVLTGNGKVFSAGADLDEARAGLATSPLWEQLSSAVAALDCLTITALNGTLAGGACGMALASDLRISVPTAKVFYPVMRLGFLPQSSDVKRLTRLVGPARAKLILMGGIKVGAQEALGMGLVDRVTDDLWASVEEIAEAALGAAPDHIAAIKAMINAA, encoded by the coding sequence ATGATCGGATTTGAAAAATCGGGCGATCTGTGGACGATCACGCTGGATCGGCCCGAGAAAGCCAACTCTCTTACCTCGGAGATGTTGACCGAACTCGTTGCCCGTGTGACCGAAGCGCGTTCCGCCAAATGTCTGGTCCTGACAGGCAACGGAAAAGTTTTTAGCGCGGGTGCGGATCTTGACGAAGCGCGCGCAGGGCTGGCCACCAGTCCGCTCTGGGAACAACTTTCGAGCGCAGTTGCCGCGCTCGACTGCCTCACGATTACCGCTCTGAACGGCACGCTTGCGGGCGGGGCTTGCGGGATGGCGCTTGCTTCTGATCTTCGGATTTCGGTGCCGACAGCCAAGGTGTTCTATCCCGTCATGCGGCTTGGGTTTCTTCCGCAGTCTTCGGATGTGAAGCGGCTCACGCGGCTTGTCGGGCCTGCGCGGGCGAAACTCATCCTTATGGGCGGTATCAAGGTGGGCGCCCAAGAGGCGCTCGGGATGGGGCTTGTCGATCGCGTGACCGACGATCTTTGGGCTTCGGTCGAAGAGATTGCCGAGGCGGCGCTCGGGGCGGCACCCGACCATATCGCGGCGATCAAGGCGATGATAAACGCCGCTTGA
- a CDS encoding HAD-IIB family hydrolase — protein sequence MMKEGDVLTGLTVFSDLDGTLLDHDSYSFERAKPALAELKARGARLVLASSKTAAELEPIRAALGFSDCPAIVENGAGILGTADTPATSRYQELRSLLDRVDPMLRAEFRGFADMGPDAVQRHTGLASDQVSRAMQRQFSEPGLFLGSPSQETAFVAALGQVGLVAQYGGRFLTVSFGASKAERMRELRARFGGRTLALGDAPNDAEMIEAADRGVIVLNRRGTPIPPLQGEKEGRITRTTQEGPEGWSAAVFAELDLLTEA from the coding sequence ATGATGAAAGAAGGGGATGTTTTGACGGGACTTACGGTCTTTAGCGATTTGGATGGAACTTTACTCGATCACGACAGCTATTCGTTCGAACGGGCCAAGCCCGCGCTTGCGGAGCTAAAGGCGCGAGGTGCGCGGCTGGTTCTGGCGAGCAGCAAGACAGCCGCCGAGTTGGAGCCGATCAGGGCGGCTTTGGGATTTTCCGACTGTCCCGCCATTGTCGAAAACGGCGCGGGGATTCTGGGCACTGCCGATACGCCAGCGACATCCCGATACCAAGAGCTCCGGTCGTTGCTTGATCGTGTCGATCCGATGCTGAGGGCCGAGTTTCGCGGGTTTGCCGATATGGGGCCCGATGCGGTTCAACGTCATACGGGGCTTGCCTCTGATCAGGTGTCGCGCGCGATGCAGCGCCAGTTTTCGGAGCCAGGCCTTTTTCTCGGCAGCCCGTCGCAAGAGACGGCTTTTGTCGCCGCCTTGGGGCAGGTCGGTCTTGTTGCGCAATATGGCGGGCGGTTTTTGACGGTCTCGTTCGGTGCGAGCAAGGCCGAGCGCATGCGAGAGCTTCGGGCGCGGTTCGGGGGGCGCACTCTTGCGCTTGGGGATGCGCCGAATGATGCCGAGATGATCGAAGCCGCAGATCGCGGTGTCATCGTTCTCAATCGTCGGGGCACGCCGATCCCTCCACTTCAGGGCGAGAAAGAAGGCAGGATCACCCGCACGACCCAAGAAGGGCCAGAGGGCTGGAGCGCCGCCGTTTTCGCAGAACTAGACCTTTTGACCGAAGCCTGA
- a CDS encoding SDR family oxidoreductase produces the protein MDMHEKVVLITGASRGIGEAAAFAFAEQGAKVVLAARSLEAIEGIAREIGERALAVRCDVARFDAVETAVARAVAAFGRLDVFISNAGVIEPMAQLAEADPEAFGRTIDINTKGVFHGMRAALPVMVKQGGGTIITVSSGAAYNAYPAWSAYCTSKAGALMLTKAAHGEYADRGIRALGLSPGTVATQMQRDIKASGLGPVAQLDWSDHIPPEWPARALVWMCGAEADAYLGQDVMLRDEAIRKKVGLV, from the coding sequence ATGGATATGCATGAAAAAGTTGTCCTGATCACGGGCGCAAGTCGCGGGATCGGGGAGGCTGCCGCTTTTGCCTTTGCGGAGCAGGGGGCAAAGGTGGTGCTTGCCGCGCGGAGTCTCGAAGCAATCGAGGGGATCGCGCGCGAGATCGGCGAGAGGGCTCTTGCCGTCCGATGCGACGTGGCCCGTTTCGACGCGGTCGAAACGGCGGTTGCACGCGCCGTTGCGGCCTTTGGTCGGCTGGATGTTTTCATCTCGAATGCGGGCGTCATCGAACCTATGGCCCAGCTGGCCGAGGCGGACCCCGAGGCGTTCGGGCGCACCATCGACATCAACACCAAAGGTGTTTTCCACGGTATGCGGGCTGCACTCCCCGTTATGGTCAAACAGGGGGGCGGGACCATTATCACGGTGTCGTCGGGTGCCGCATACAACGCTTATCCCGCATGGTCGGCCTATTGCACGTCGAAAGCAGGGGCTTTGATGCTTACCAAAGCGGCGCATGGGGAATATGCGGATCGCGGTATTCGGGCGCTGGGGCTGTCGCCCGGCACGGTCGCAACGCAAATGCAGCGCGACATCAAAGCATCGGGACTCGGTCCTGTGGCGCAACTAGACTGGAGCGATCACATCCCGCCCGAGTGGCCCGCGCGTGCTTTGGTCTGGATGTGCGGGGCCGAAGCGGACGCTTATCTCGGTCAGGATGTCATGCTGCGGGACGAAGCCATTCGCAAAAAGGTAGGGCTTGTATGA
- a CDS encoding 3'(2'),5'-bisphosphate nucleotidase CysQ: MTDIDLMIDTVTKAGDIALGYFRRDPQVWHKADNAGPVTEADLAVDKMLRENLTAARPDFGWLSEETQDNADRLATASQFIADPIDGTRAFIEGNKDWSISLALVTNGEVTGGVVFLPARDLLFAACKGDGATLNGTPISVSKTTSFDEAEILAARPNFDPHHWKDLKTPIAKRNFKSSLAYRLCLVAEGRFDAMMSFRPTWEWDIAAGVLMVQEAGGLTSDRQGAALLFNNEMPQTNGVLAANPAIHAAIRQRLA, from the coding sequence GTGACTGATATTGACCTCATGATCGACACCGTCACCAAGGCAGGTGACATCGCGCTCGGATATTTCCGGCGCGACCCCCAAGTCTGGCACAAGGCGGACAATGCCGGCCCCGTGACCGAGGCCGACCTTGCCGTCGACAAAATGCTGCGCGAAAACCTGACCGCTGCGCGTCCCGACTTCGGCTGGCTCTCCGAGGAGACCCAAGACAACGCGGACCGTCTTGCCACCGCAAGCCAATTCATCGCCGACCCCATCGACGGCACTCGCGCCTTTATCGAAGGCAACAAGGACTGGTCGATCTCGCTTGCTCTTGTCACAAACGGAGAAGTGACGGGCGGCGTGGTCTTTCTCCCCGCCCGCGATCTGCTTTTTGCCGCCTGCAAGGGAGACGGCGCGACACTCAACGGCACACCGATCAGCGTGAGCAAAACGACAAGCTTTGACGAAGCGGAAATCCTCGCCGCACGGCCAAACTTTGACCCGCACCATTGGAAAGACCTCAAGACCCCGATTGCCAAGCGCAATTTCAAGTCGTCGCTGGCCTATCGGCTCTGCCTCGTGGCCGAAGGTCGCTTTGACGCCATGATGTCCTTTCGCCCGACGTGGGAATGGGACATCGCAGCAGGCGTCCTTATGGTCCAGGAAGCAGGCGGTCTGACCTCGGATCGACAGGGCGCTGCCCTTCTCTTCAACAACGAAATGCCCCAGACCAACGGCGTGCTTGCGGCAAACCCCGCGATCCATGCTGCCATCAGGCAAAGGCTGGCATAA
- a CDS encoding TldD/PmbA family protein has product MTQSLADLTAQILDAARKAGAQSADAIAVDGTSVNIEVRGGKLENAERSEGIEIGLRVLLGQQQACVSSSDTRPEALVLMAERAVAMAKEAPIDRFAGLAEPSQIATDTDCARLELFDATEEPDPAALQQDAIRAEAAAMEVQGISQVQTASAAYSRRRIHLAATNGFAGGYERTDRSIVCTAISGTGAAMERDYDYDARIFQADLKSADLIGRTAAERAVARQGARRPKTGTYPVLFDEKISSSLIGHLIAAINGSMIARGSSWARDLLGKQVLPTELSLIEDPHRPRTSGSRLFDSEGLPTSRRAIVDKGILTGWTLDLSTARQLGLESTANASRGTSAPPSPSAGNLELTFGDKTHADLLRDMGTGLLVTSMIGSTINPNTGDYSRGATGFWVENGEIAYPVNEVTIASNLKDMLLRIVPANDGERHLSRVVPSLLVDGMTLAGD; this is encoded by the coding sequence ATGACCCAATCGCTTGCTGATCTGACCGCACAAATCCTCGACGCCGCCCGCAAAGCAGGTGCCCAAAGCGCCGATGCCATTGCAGTGGACGGAACCTCGGTGAACATCGAGGTGCGCGGCGGCAAACTCGAGAATGCGGAACGCTCCGAAGGGATCGAAATCGGCCTTCGCGTGCTTTTGGGGCAGCAACAAGCCTGCGTTTCCTCTTCCGACACCCGCCCCGAGGCGCTTGTCCTCATGGCGGAGCGCGCCGTTGCCATGGCCAAAGAAGCGCCGATCGACCGCTTTGCAGGCCTTGCCGAGCCAAGCCAGATCGCGACCGACACCGATTGTGCGCGGCTCGAGCTTTTCGATGCGACCGAAGAGCCTGACCCCGCCGCCCTGCAACAGGACGCCATCCGCGCAGAAGCCGCCGCGATGGAGGTTCAGGGCATTTCGCAGGTCCAGACCGCCTCGGCCGCCTATAGCCGCCGCCGCATCCATCTTGCCGCCACCAACGGGTTCGCGGGTGGATACGAGCGAACAGACAGAAGCATCGTTTGCACCGCGATCTCGGGGACCGGCGCCGCGATGGAGCGCGACTACGACTATGATGCGCGGATTTTCCAAGCCGACCTCAAGTCTGCCGACCTCATCGGCCGCACGGCAGCCGAACGCGCCGTCGCCCGCCAAGGCGCCCGTCGTCCCAAAACCGGCACCTACCCTGTGCTCTTCGACGAGAAAATATCGTCCTCGCTCATCGGACACCTGATTGCCGCCATCAATGGAAGCATGATCGCACGCGGCTCCTCTTGGGCCCGTGATCTCTTGGGCAAACAGGTGCTCCCCACCGAACTTTCCCTGATCGAAGACCCGCATCGTCCGCGCACCTCTGGCTCGCGGCTTTTCGACTCCGAGGGCCTGCCGACTTCGCGCCGCGCCATCGTGGACAAGGGTATCCTCACAGGTTGGACGCTTGATCTTTCAACCGCCCGTCAACTTGGGCTCGAGTCCACCGCAAATGCGTCGCGCGGCACCTCTGCGCCCCCCTCGCCCAGCGCGGGCAATCTTGAACTGACCTTCGGCGACAAGACCCACGCCGATCTCCTCAGGGACATGGGCACGGGCCTTCTGGTCACCTCTATGATCGGCTCCACGATCAACCCGAACACGGGCGATTATTCGCGCGGCGCAACGGGGTTCTGGGTCGAAAACGGCGAAATCGCCTATCCTGTGAACGAAGTCACCATTGCTTCGAACCTCAAGGACATGCTCCTTCGGATCGTGCCCGCGAATGACGGTGAACGCCACCTGAGCCGCGTTGTGCCTTCGCTGCTCGTCGACGGGATGACCCTCGCCGGTGACTGA
- the holA gene encoding DNA polymerase III subunit delta: protein MKLNTRDAVAYFKKPDPNRAGILIYGGDAMRVATRRKEVITALVGPQAEEEMRLNRMNSAELRKDPAQLIDSLKAQGFFPGPRVTFIEDATDGLADLFADALNEWQIGDAQLVVTANQLTAKSALRKVFENHPNVYAVGIYDDPPGRDEIEAALTAAGLTNIARESMDALIALSRSLDPGDFRQTVEKIGLYKQGDPLPLSVADIEACAPQSTEADLDEVLNIVADGKAQELAPILRRLYAQGVQPVGLCIGALRHFRTLHTASADPGGPAAGVGRLRPPVFGPRRDAIVRQAGNWGRAKLETAISELISTDLQLRSSTKAPQSALIERSLIRLAMMARR, encoded by the coding sequence ATGAAGCTCAACACGCGAGACGCCGTTGCCTATTTCAAGAAACCCGACCCGAACCGTGCGGGGATCTTGATTTATGGAGGTGACGCGATGCGTGTTGCAACGCGCAGAAAAGAGGTCATCACGGCGCTCGTCGGTCCACAGGCCGAAGAGGAAATGCGCCTGAACCGTATGAACAGCGCCGAGCTTCGCAAGGACCCCGCACAGCTCATCGATTCCCTCAAGGCTCAGGGGTTCTTCCCCGGACCGCGCGTCACCTTTATCGAGGACGCGACCGACGGACTTGCCGACCTTTTCGCAGACGCCCTGAACGAATGGCAGATCGGTGACGCCCAGCTTGTCGTCACCGCAAACCAGCTCACGGCCAAATCCGCCCTGCGCAAGGTGTTCGAAAACCATCCCAACGTTTATGCGGTCGGGATTTATGACGACCCGCCCGGCCGCGACGAGATAGAAGCCGCTCTGACCGCTGCGGGTCTGACGAATATCGCGCGCGAAAGCATGGATGCCCTTATTGCCCTGTCGCGCTCGCTTGATCCTGGTGATTTCCGCCAAACGGTCGAGAAGATTGGGCTTTATAAACAAGGGGATCCGCTCCCGCTTTCCGTCGCGGATATCGAGGCCTGCGCCCCCCAATCCACCGAGGCCGATCTCGACGAGGTTCTGAACATCGTCGCCGACGGCAAGGCGCAGGAACTGGCCCCCATATTGCGTCGACTCTATGCCCAAGGGGTTCAACCCGTTGGACTTTGCATTGGTGCACTCCGGCATTTTCGCACGCTCCACACGGCCTCTGCAGATCCGGGCGGCCCCGCCGCAGGTGTCGGACGACTTCGCCCCCCCGTCTTCGGTCCCCGTCGGGACGCGATCGTAAGACAAGCGGGCAACTGGGGCCGCGCCAAGCTTGAAACCGCGATCAGCGAACTGATCAGCACCGATCTTCAACTCCGCTCAAGCACCAAAGCCCCGCAGAGCGCATTGATCGAACGCAGCTTGATCCGCCTTGCGATGATGGCACGAAGATAA
- a CDS encoding TIGR03862 family flavoprotein has product MAQALVIGGGPAGLMAATVLAERGHHVTVAEAMPSFGRKFLMAGKSGLNLTKDEEKAAFQAAYGPLPDVMRHALDDFGPQEVMHFARALGQEVFAGSSGRVFPVVMKASPMLRAWLLRLESLGVTFHRRWRWTGWNGPSAVFETPDGVQMLDADVTVLALGGASWSRLGSDGRWAPLFEGDVRDFAPANMGFLVGWSDHMAKRFGTPVKGVELSAGDVTSRGEFVISERGLEGGGIYAISRALREGAPLVLDLMPDVGQDEIERRLAARRSKDSLSSALRKVLKLDPVKVALLNEFARPFGDDLAARIKALGIMHSGPRPMDEAISTAGGIKFEALDARLMWKRRAGVFLAGEMLDWEAPTGGYLLTGCFATGKLAGEAAADYAATSSVSEGQ; this is encoded by the coding sequence TTGGCGCAAGCTTTGGTCATAGGAGGGGGTCCTGCGGGGCTCATGGCTGCGACCGTTCTGGCCGAGCGCGGTCATCACGTGACCGTGGCCGAGGCGATGCCCAGCTTCGGGCGCAAGTTCCTGATGGCTGGAAAGTCGGGGCTCAACCTCACCAAAGACGAGGAAAAGGCAGCGTTCCAAGCGGCCTATGGTCCGCTCCCCGACGTCATGCGCCACGCGCTCGACGATTTCGGACCGCAAGAGGTGATGCACTTCGCGCGTGCTCTGGGTCAGGAGGTTTTTGCAGGCTCCAGTGGGCGCGTTTTTCCTGTGGTGATGAAAGCTTCGCCGATGCTACGCGCGTGGTTGCTCCGCCTTGAAAGTCTGGGGGTTACGTTTCATCGACGGTGGCGCTGGACGGGGTGGAATGGTCCGAGCGCAGTATTCGAGACGCCCGACGGCGTGCAAATGCTCGACGCGGATGTAACCGTCCTTGCTCTTGGCGGTGCGAGTTGGTCACGTCTTGGGTCGGATGGGCGATGGGCACCGCTGTTCGAGGGCGATGTGCGCGACTTTGCGCCCGCGAATATGGGGTTCCTTGTCGGTTGGTCCGACCACATGGCAAAGCGTTTCGGAACGCCCGTCAAAGGTGTCGAGCTCTCTGCGGGCGATGTGACTTCTCGGGGAGAGTTCGTCATATCGGAGCGCGGTCTTGAAGGGGGCGGGATCTATGCGATTTCGCGGGCTTTGCGCGAGGGTGCGCCGCTTGTGCTTGATCTCATGCCGGACGTCGGACAGGACGAGATCGAGCGGCGACTTGCCGCGCGGCGGAGCAAGGACAGTCTTTCGAGTGCTTTGCGCAAGGTCTTGAAACTCGATCCTGTCAAAGTCGCGCTGTTGAATGAGTTCGCGCGGCCCTTCGGGGATGATCTTGCGGCGCGGATCAAAGCGCTCGGGATCATGCACTCCGGGCCGCGTCCGATGGACGAGGCGATTTCCACGGCGGGTGGTATCAAGTTCGAGGCCTTGGACGCGCGTCTGATGTGGAAGCGCCGTGCGGGCGTGTTCTTGGCTGGCGAGATGCTCGATTGGGAGGCCCCGACGGGCGGATACCTTTTGACGGGGTGCTTTGCGACAGGGAAATTGGCGGGCGAGGCGGCCGCCGATTATGCGGCCACTTCGTCTGTGTCCGAAGGGCAGTAG